In Arcobacter sp. CECT 8983, the DNA window TAACAAAGATAAAATAGAAAAAATTGTTGATGTTGCTTGCGGTACAGGTGATATGATTGATTTTTGGAAAACAATTGCAAATAAAAATGGTATTGAATTAAAAAATATTGTTGGTGTAGACCCAAGTGTTGGAATGATGGATGTTGCACGTCAAAAATTTCCAGAAGTTGAATTTATTGAAGCTGGTGCTGCTCAAATGCCATTAGATAGCAGTAGTGCTGATATTATCTCTATTTCTTATGGAATAAGAAATGTAGTTCAAAGACAAGAAGCCTTTGATGAGTTTGCAAGGGTACTTAAAAAAGATGGTTTAGTAGTTATTTCAGAGTTTACAAAACAAGAAAAAACTAATGTTTTAGACCATTTAACAGACTTTTATATGAATAAAGTTTTACCAACAATTGGTGGAATTATTTCAAAAAACAAAGAAGCATATAGATATTTACCTGACTCAATTGATGAGTTTTTAACAACTGATAATCTATGCAAAGAGTTAAGACAAGCTGGACTTGAACCAATTCATGTAAAATCTTTCTCTATGAAAATTTCAACTTTAATAATAGCTAGAAAACTGTAGTTTTCTAGTATTAAGGCAAATATGAATTCTGTTATTTCTGTATCTACTTTAAATACTCAAATAAAATCTTTACTTGAAACTACTTTTATAAATGTTAGTGTTGAAGGTGAAATTTCAAACCTAACGTACCATAACTCAGGACATATCTACTTTTCAATTAAAGATGAAAAATCAACTATTTCATGTGTGATGTTTAAAGGAAATGCAAAATATCTAAAGTTTAGACTTGAAGTAGGGCAAATGATAGTTATTTCTGGAACAATAACTGTATATACTCCAAGGGGAAGTTATCAACTTATGTGTTCTAAAATTGAACCTTCTGGACAAGGAGCATTAGCCCTTGCATATGAGCAGTTAAAAGCAAAACTTCAAGCAAAGGGATATTTTGATCAAGAAAGAAAAAAAAGACTTCCTCTTTTTCCAAAAAAAATTGCCCTTGTAACTTCTCCTACGGGAGCAGCTATTGAAGATATGAAAAAAGTAGCTACAAATAGATGGCCTTTAATTGAATTGGTGCTTGTTCCTACATTAGTTCAAGGTGAAAGTTCAAAGTTTGATATAGTTGATTCAATAAAATATGCACAAACTTTAGATGTAGATATTATTGTTGTAGGAAGAGGTGGAGGAAGTATTGAAGACCTTTGGGCTTTTAATGAGGAAATAGTTGCAGATGCAATTTTTTCTTGTTCTAAACCTATTATTTCAGCAGTTGGGCATGAAACTGACTTTTTAATTTCAGATTTTGTTGCAGATATAAGAGCTGCAACACCTTCAAATGCTATGGAAATTTCACTTCCAGATATAAATGAAAATAGAATTTATCTAGATAATATTACAATGGATTTTGATAATAGATTAAAAAATATAATTGCAAGAAAAGAAGTTGAATTAAAAAATATGTTTAGCCACTTTGAGCAGAACTCTTTAAATGCAAAATTTAACTTTATTAACGAGCAAATCAAGCTTCTAAAAGAGAGATTTACTACTTTATTAAAACAAAATATACAAAATAAACAAAGTAGAATTGATTTATTAAAAGAGCAGTTGTTTCTTAGTAACCCTGACAAAAAATATAAAACAGGATATGCTCAATTATCCATAAATAACAAAATAGTTAATCTTGAAGAACTTGACTTAAATGATAAAGTTACTCTACAAACACCGAAAACAATTGCTTTATGTACTATTGAAGATATAAAAAAACAATAATAAATTAAGTTTACAGTAGATAAAATATATCTACATTCTTAAGGAGTTTGCATGAAGGAAAGTTCCATTGCAAATAAAATCTTAACTAGGATTTTATTTGTTGCTGCAATTGTTATTGTTATTGCTGCTGGTGTTTCATATTATTTAGTAATGGGAATGAAAAAAGACATCGAGCTTCAAACACAAGAACACTTTCATATTCTAATACAAGAAAGAATCAAAGCTAAACTTGATATTGGTATTACAAATGCTGTTACAATTTCAAAAAATGCAGACGTTATCGAAGCTTTAGAAACTAATAATAGAGAACTAGCAATAACTGCTCTTTCTGGCATTTCTAAGGCAATGAAAAATGGAACATCATTTAAAAATGTAAAAATACATATTCATGATAAAAACGTAAACTCTTTTTTAAGAAACTGGAAACCAGAAAAATTTGGTGATAACTTAAGTTCTTTTAGAAAAACTATTTTAGAAGTTAAAAAAACACAAAAACCTCTTTCTGCAATTGAAGTTGGAAGAGCTGGATTAGTTTTAAGAGGTTTAGCTCCTATTTTTAATAGCAATAATGAGTATATAGGTTCTTTAGAGTTTATTCAAGGCTTTAATTCAGTTGCTAGGAATTTTAAAGCTGATGATGAATTTCTTTTAGTATTAATGGATGAAAAATTAAAAAGAGGAAATGCTTTAACATCTCAAGATAAAGTTGGAAACTACTTTATATCTCAAAAAGTTATTGATAAAGATTTCAAAAATAGTGTAAATACTTTAGATTTTTCAAGTTTAGTAAATAAGGGATACTTATCTGATAATTCTTATTTTTATACACAATTTCCTATAAAAGACTTTGAAGGAAACACAATAGGGTTATATCTACTAGGAGATCATATAAAGCATGTAGATACAAGCTTCCAAGAGTCTGCAAATTTAGTTTATTTTATGCTTATAATGATGGTTGTATTAACTTTAGTACTTGTCTTTGTAATTTATTTCTTATTTAAAAAGATAGTTACAGGTGGATTAAATAAATTTAAAAAATCATTTGCAGAGTTCTTAGATTTTATTTCCTTTAAAACAAATACTTTTGTAAAACCTGCTGTATATACTAATGATGAAGTTGGGCAAATGCTTGTAATGCTAAATGAAACAGCTGATATTTTTGATAAGAAATTAAAAGATGATATGAGAGTTATTGGTGAAATTGTTCTTACAACGGATAAAGTAGAGCAAGGGATATATAAATGTAGAATTCATGCAAGTTCTGATAATCCAATGATTGTTACTTTAAAAAATACAATTAATAAAATGCTTGATGAAAATGAAAGAAATATGAGTGAAATGGTAAGAACTGTATCTCATTTTGCAAATGACGATTATACAGATACTGTAACTATTAGTCCTAAATTAAAAGATAAAATGCTTGAAGTAATGCAAAGTATAAATAAGTTAGGAGAAGCCTTAGGAAGTAACGCAAAAGCGAACCTAAATAATGGACAAACATTGCAAAATAACTCAGCAACAATGACAGCATCAATGAATAACTTAGCAGCAAAAGCAAATGAACAAGCAGCAAGCTTAGAACAAACAGCAGCAGCATTAGAAGAGATTACTTCAATAACAAGAAATAATGCAGAAAATGCAACAAAAATGGCAGAATTAGGAAAAACAGTAAGAAGCTCAGTATCAACAGGTGAAGACCTTGCAAGTAAAACAGCAAGCTCAATGGATGAAATAAATGATAAAGTAAGCTCAATAAATGAAGCAATTACAGTAATAGACCAAATAGCCTTCCAAACAAATATATTATCTTTAAATGCAGCAGTAGAAGCAGCAACAGCAGGTGAAGCAGGAAAAGGATTTGCTGTAGTAGCAGGGGAAGTAAGAAACCTAGCAAATAGATCTGCCCAAGCAGCAAGAGAAATAAAAGATTTAGTAGAAGATGCAAACCTAAAAGCAAATGATGGTAAAAAGATATCAGATGAAATGATAAATGGATATAAAGAATTAAANNNNNNNNNNNNNNNNNNNNNNNNNNNNNNNNNNNNNNNNNNNNNNNNNNNNNNNNNNNNNNNNNNNNNNNNNNNNNNNNNNNNNNNNNNNNNNNNNNNNNNNNNNNNNNNNNNNNNNNNNNNNNNNNNNNNNNNNNNNNNNNNNNNNNNNNNNNNNNNNNNNNNNNNNNNNNNNNNNNNNNNNNNNNNNNNNNNNNNNNNNNNNNNNNNNNNNNNNNNNNNNNNNNNNNNNNNNNNNNNNNNNNNNNNNNNNNNNNNNNNNNNNNNNNNNNNNNNNNNNNNNNNNNNNNNNNNNNNNNNNNNNNNNNNNNNNNNNNTAATCCACATAGTATGGTAAGACATAAAGATATGCCAAAAAAAGCATTTAAAAGCCTTTGGGATACAGTTCAAAAAGGTGAGACATGGACAGGCTATGTAAAAAATGCAACAAAAACAGGAGGTTATTATTGGGTATTTGCAACAGTATATCCCTTTGAGAGTTGTGATGGTACTAAAGGGTATTTGTCTTGTAGAAGGAAACCATCAAGAGAAGAAATATCAGAAGCTGAAGTTTTATATGCAAATTGGAATAAAGAAGAAGGAAGGTAAAAAAAATGGAAAGAAATACAGTAAACAATAATGAAGAAGAAATCGTAAATTATGCTAATACAAGTGAGTATATGACATTTGAATTAGGAAAAATGAAGTATGCAATTGAATTGCCAAAAATAAGAGAAATTTTAACGTATCCTGAGTTAATTACAACATTGCCAAACACAAAAACTTGGGTAAAAGGTTTAATCAATCTAAGAGGTGAAGTTGTTCCTATTTTAGATATTAGAATCAAGTTTAAAACTGGTGAAGTAGTTTACAATGATAGTACAGCAGTAATTGCTGTAATAACTGAAGATAAAAGAATGATTGGTCTTGTTGTAGATAAAGTTGATGATGTACAAAGAATAGATATCTCATCTTTAGCGCCTGTGTCTGATATGGGATCTGCAATTCCTTCAAAATATTTAAAAGGATTTGTACGATTAGAAAATAATCAGATGCTAGTTATCATGGATGTTGAGTCTGTTGTTGCTAAAGAAGAACTAAAGTAATAAGGTAATAAATGCAAGATAAAATTGAAAAACTCAGGGCATTAAAGCTGCTTTTCGTAGAGGATGAAGATGATTTAATAGAAATTATATCTGATACATTAGATAAATTAGATACAAATTATCTTACAGCAAAAAATGGGGAAGAAGCACTTAAAATAATAGAAGAAAACCCTGATTTATCAATGGTCATAACTGATATTAATATGCCAGTAATGAATGGTCTTGAAATGATTGAAGAGTTGAAAAAAAGAGATATAAATCTTCCAATTATTGTAATGTCCGCTCATACTGAAATAGAGTATATAAATAAAGCAAAAGATTTAGGGGTAAATGACTATTTATTAAAACCTTTTGATTTTATCAAATTTATTAACTTAATAGTATCTTTGGATAGAAGTAACTAATATGCAAACAGTTGATAAAAATCTTTTAAAAAGACTAACAGTTCTTTATGTTGAAGATGATGAAAGTGTTAGAAATGAATTAGTATCTTTATTATCTAAATTTTTTCAGAATGTTTTTTCTGCTAAAGATGGAAAAGAAGGTTTAGAAATATATCAAAAAAGAAAAGATGATATTGATGTAATCATCGCTGATATTAATATGCCAAATCTAAGCGGAATAGACATGGTTAAAAAAATTAGAGAAACAGATAAAGATGTTTCTATTATTTTTGCCACTGCGTATTCTGATAATGAATTTTTAAGTGAAGCAATTAAACTAAAGGTTTTTGAGTATATTACAAAACCAATAGATATAAGAAAATTAATGTCTGTACTTAATGAGTTGGCATTAACAAAATATCAAGAGTTTTTAATTGCACAACAAACAAAAGAGTTAAAAAAGTATAAAGATATCATGTATAACAATAATATTGTTATTAGAACTGATAAAGATTTTAAAATCAAGCATGTAAATGAACTATTTTGTGATATCACTGGTTTTGATAAGGATGAACTTATTGGAAAAGATATAGATATAACAAGACATCCAGAAACTGACAAAAAAATATACGAAAAAATAAAAAAAGTAGTTCCCGTAGATAAAAAGTTTGAAGATAGAATAAAAAACCTTAAAAAAGATGGTACGTACTATATTTCAAATACTACGGTAGTAGCTGTATTAAGTGATACAGGTGAGTTTATTGGTTCATTAATGATTCAAAAAGATGAAACTCAAGAAGCAATAAAAAGAAGAGAAGTTCAAAGTCACTTGATTAAAGATAAAGGTGAAATTTTCATTAAAGGTAAAGAAGCAAGTGCTGAGTTACAACATGAAATAAATAGATTATTATATGAAATTGAAAACCTTAAAAAAGAACTAAAAACAGCAAAAAGTGATAAAGATAAATATGTTTATACTGTTGAAAAATATAGAGTAGAAAATAAAAAAATAAATCAAGAATATAAAAGACTTAAAAAAGAAACAGACACTATAGAAGAAAAACATAATCTCGTTAAAAAAGTAAATAAAGAAAATGCTGATTTAAAAATAGAGAATAGAATGTTAAATAGAAAAATAGAAAATATTGAAAGTGAGCATGAAAAAGAGTGTAAGCAAATAAAAGTTAATTTTGAAGTTGAAATTGATGATTTAGAACAAGAACTAAGTGAGTTAAAAGAAAAACTCCAAAATGTAGAGAATGCTGAAGCAATATCACAAAAGCTTTCTTATTGGAAAGAAAAAGCAAAAGCAGAAGCTAAAAAAGTAGATAGATTAGAAAAAGAGCTTTTAAATATAGCTCCTAAAGATGTGTTAGTTAGAATTTTTGGAAGCTCGTAGGCTTCCTAAAAATTAGTTTATTTCAATAGAGATAATCTTTTGTTCACTTAAAGGTTTATTTCCTTCTTCTCTTCCTGAGGTTGGTACATTTTCTATTTTTCTTACCACATCCATTCCTTCTTTAACATATCCAAAAATTGTATGTCTTCCATTTAACCAGTAAGTTGGAACTGTAGTTATAAAAAATTGACTTCCATTTGTATTTGGTCCTGCATTTGCCATTGCTAGAACGCCAGACTTATCAAAAAGTGCTTTTGATGAGAATTCATCTTTAAAAGGTTTTCCCCAAATTGATTCTCCACCTCTACCTGTTCCAGTTGGGTCTCCACCTTGAATCATGAAGTTTTTAATAACTCTATGGAAAATAGTTCCATCATAATATCCATCTTTTGCGTGTTTTACAAAGTTTTCTACAGCTTTTGGAGCAAGATCTGCTCTAAGTTCAACTTTGATATTTCCTTGTGAAGTTTTAATTGTAGCAATTTGATTATTTGCTTCTAAAAACAATACAAGCGAAAATAAAAAAAGAAATATCTTTTTCATTTAACCTTATCCTTTAGTAATTTTATAAATAAAAAGTATATTCTTTGAAGATTTAAAACATTATTAAAACTTATGCTTTAGATGACTTTAATAAATATTTGTTAAAATTCAATCAAACAATTAATAGGTTCAAAAGGATTAACTATGATGCCTCAAATGCCTCAACCAACATTTTACATTTTTAAATGTGAACAAAGTTCACCTCCTGGAATGCCAAAGCCTTCATGTGTAGATGAACAAACTCAAGATTTATTTAATCATCTTGGTCAAACACTGATGAAAAAAGGTATTATGGGACCAGTTCAAGCAATAAGAACTTCATGTTTAGGAAGATGTCAAATTGGACCAGTAATGATGGTTGAACCAGGGCATTATATGTATTGTAATCTATCTAAGGAAAAAGTAGATAAAATAGTAGACGAACATATTATAGGTGGTACTCCTGTTGCAGAATATTTAATTCCAGAACAATTCTGGGGAGAACCTATAAATTTAGCTCAATCAGAGTAAAAGGGAAAAGACAAAATGACATTTGATATGCTGTATAGTAAAATACATAGGGCAACTGTTACAGATGCAAATTTAAATTATGTTGGATCAATTACAATTGATGAAGATTTAATGAAAGCTTCAAAACTTAGAGTAGGTCAAAAAGTAGAAATTGTAAATGTAAACAATGGTGAAAGATTTGCTACATATGTTATTAAAGGTAAAGCTGGAAGTAAAGATATGTGCCTAAATGGTGCAGCAGCTAGAAAAGTAGAAATTGGTGATAAAATTATTGTAATATCTTATGCTTCTTATTCTGAAGAAGAGTTAGAAAATTATAAACCAACAGTAGTAATTGTTGATGATGAAAACAATATTAATACAATTACAAATGAATTAGTAGGAAGTGACCATGTTTGATGGAATTGATTTAAGTAAAATTAACTTAAATGATGTAATGGGACAAGTTCAAGAGATGGCTGATAAAGCTAAAGAAGATAATGCAAATAAAATCTTTACTGCTAAAGCTGGTGGTGGCATGGTTGAAATCTCAATCAATGGTAACTCTGAAGTAATTGATTTACAAATTGATGATTCATTACTTGAAGATAAAGACTCTTTACAAATTCTTTTAATCTCTTGTATGAATGATGTAATAAAACAAAGTGATGAAAATAAAAAAGCAATGGCAATGAATATGATGGGTGGATTTGGTTCTTTTGGACAAAAATCTTAACTATGAATAAACTATTACAAACTTTTGAAAATCATCTTTTAGAAAACCTTCCAAAATCTGAAACTTTTCATCCCCATTTTGAAGAAGCATTAGCAAATATGCTTCAAGCTGGGGGTAAAAGATTTAGACCTATGTTACTTCTTAGTGTAGTAAAGTCTAAAAAACCTTTATTGGTTCCAAATTCTCTTGATGTTGCATTAGGTTTAGAAATGCTTCATACTTATTCTTTAATCCATGATGATTTGCCTGCAATGGATGATGCTGATTTAAGAAGGGGTTTTGAAACTTTACATAAAAAGTATGGAGAAGTAACTGCTATATTAGTAGGTGATGCTTTAAATACAGAAAGCTTCAATAAAATAGCAAATGCACCTTTACATAATGATGTAAAAATTGAATTAATCAAAACTTTAAGTAGTGATGGTGGAATTAATGGTATGATTATCGGTCAAGCAATTGATTGTTTTTATGAAAATAAAAAACTTGAACTTAGTCAGCTAGAGTTTTTACATACAAATAAAACTGCTAAGCTTATTGCAGGAAGTTTAAAAATGGGTGCAATAATTGCCGAGTATGATTTACAAACACAAGAAAAACTATATAACTTTGGAATTGATTTAGGATTACTATTTCAAATCCAAGATGATATTATAGATGAAACTAAGTCTAGTGAAGAAGCGGGAAAGACTACACAAAATGATGAGGCAAAAAACTCTTTTGTAAATCTTTTAGGATTAACAGGTGCAAAAGAGGCAGCGGATAAATTAGCTAAAAAATGTGGAAATACTTTAAATACTTTTGATAAAGATCTAGAAGAAAATTTAGATAAACTACTTACAAAGTACCTTTATAGGCACAATTCATAAAACTTTAGTCAAATATACTCACACCTCTTGACAAATTAGCAAAAATTTTATAAAATTTGGCACTCTAAATTTTTGAGTGCTAAATTTATAAATTAAAAAAATTTATAGGAGAATTAAATGAATTTTAAACCATTAGGAAAAAGAGTTCTTGCTCAAAGAACTGAAGTTGAAGAAAAAACTGCGAGCGGAATTATCCTAGTTGATTCTGCAAAAGAAAAACCAAATACTGCAAAAGTAGTTGCTATTGGTTCTGAGGTATCAGAATTAAAAGAAGGTGACATTATTGTATTTGAACAATTTAGAGGGACTGAGCTTTCATTAGAAGGTGAAGATTACTTAGTATTAGATATTGAAAACGTTATAGGAGTTATGTAAGATGGCAAAAGAAATTACTTTTAGTGACAACGCAAGAAACAGATTATTTACAGGTGTTGATAAATTAGCTGATGCTGTAAAAGTTACAATGGGACCAAGAGGTAGAAATGTACTTTTACAAAAGTCATTTGGTGCTCCAAATATTACAAAAGATGGTGTATCTGTTGCAAGAGAAATTGAGCTTGAAGATACTTTAGAGAATATGGGTGCTCAACTTGTAAAAGAAGTTGCATCAAAAACTGCTGATGAAGCAGGTGATGGTACAACTACTGCTACTGTTTTAGCTCAATCAATCTTCAAAGAAGGTCTTAGAAACGTAACAGCAGGAGCTAATCCAATTACTTTAAAAAGAGGTATGGATAAAGCAACAGAAGCTATTTTAACGAACTTAAAAGCTTCTTCAAAAGAAGTTGCAAATAAAACAGAGATTGAACAAGTTGCTACTATTTCTGCAAATTCAGATAAAGCTATTGGTGCAATGATTGCTGAAGCTATGGACAAAGTTGGAAAAGATGGTGTTATTACTGTTGAAGAAGCAAAAGGTATTTCTGATGAATTAGATGTAGTTGAAGGTATGCAGTTTGATAGAGGTTATTTATCTCCATATTTTGTAACTAATTCTGAAAAAATGATTACTGAAATGGAAAACCCATTTATTCTTTTATATGATAAAAAAATCTCTAATTTAAAAGAGATGTTACCAATTTTAGAATCAGTTAACCAAGCTGGAAGACCATTATTAATTATTGCAGAAGATGTAGATGGTGAAGCTTTAGCTACATTAGTTGTAAATAGATTAAGAGGTTCTTTAAATATTGCAGCGGTTAAAGCTCCAGGTTTTGGTGATAGAAGAAAAGCTATGTTAGAAGATATTGCTGTATTAACAAATGGTACAGTTATTTCTGAAGAGATGGGAATGAAACTTGAAACTGCTGATTTCTCTTGCTTAGGAAGTGCTGCTAGAGTTGTTATTGATAAAGATAACACAACTATCGTAGATGGTACTGGTGAAGCTGAAAAAGTAACAGGAAGAGTAAATCAAATTAGAGCAGAAATTGAAAATACAACTTCTGATTATGATAGAGAAAAATTACAAGAAAGATTAGCAAAACTTTCTGGTGGTGTTGCAGTTATCAAAGTTGGTGCTGCTACTGAAACTGAAATGAAAGAGAAAAAAGATAGAGTTGATGATGCTTTATCAGCAACAAGAGCTGCTGTTGAAGAAGGTATTGTAATTGGTGGTGGAGCTGCATTAATTAGAGCTGCTTCTAAAGTAAAACTAGAATTAGATGGTGATGAGCAAATTGGTGCTGATATAGTTCTTCGAGCTATTAAAGCACCTATGAAACAAATTGCTACAAATGCTGGATTTGATGCTGGTGTTGTTGTAAATGAAGTTGAAAAAGCTAATAGTGATACTTATGGATTCAATGCTGCAACTGGTGAATATGTTGATATGTTTGAAGCTGGAATTGTTGACCCAGCAAAAGTTGAAAGAGTTGCAATGC includes these proteins:
- a CDS encoding response regulator; the encoded protein is MQTVDKNLLKRLTVLYVEDDESVRNELVSLLSKFFQNVFSAKDGKEGLEIYQKRKDDIDVIIADINMPNLSGIDMVKKIRETDKDVSIIFATAYSDNEFLSEAIKLKVFEYITKPIDIRKLMSVLNELALTKYQEFLIAQQTKELKKYKDIMYNNNIVIRTDKDFKIKHVNELFCDITGFDKDELIGKDIDITRHPETDKKIYEKIKKVVPVDKKFEDRIKNLKKDGTYYISNTTVVAVLSDTGEFIGSLMIQKDETQEAIKRREVQSHLIKDKGEIFIKGKEASAELQHEINRLLYEIENLKKELKTAKSDKDKYVYTVEKYRVENKKINQEYKRLKKETDTIEEKHNLVKKVNKENADLKIENRMLNRKIENIESEHEKECKQIKVNFEVEIDDLEQELSELKEKLQNVENAEAISQKLSYWKEKAKAEAKKVDRLEKELLNIAPKDVLVRIFGSS
- a CDS encoding YbaB/EbfC family nucleoid-associated protein encodes the protein MFDGIDLSKINLNDVMGQVQEMADKAKEDNANKIFTAKAGGGMVEISINGNSEVIDLQIDDSLLEDKDSLQILLISCMNDVIKQSDENKKAMAMNMMGGFGSFGQKS
- a CDS encoding methyl-accepting chemotaxis protein, whose protein sequence is MKESSIANKILTRILFVAAIVIVIAAGVSYYLVMGMKKDIELQTQEHFHILIQERIKAKLDIGITNAVTISKNADVIEALETNNRELAITALSGISKAMKNGTSFKNVKIHIHDKNVNSFLRNWKPEKFGDNLSSFRKTILEVKKTQKPLSAIEVGRAGLVLRGLAPIFNSNNEYIGSLEFIQGFNSVARNFKADDEFLLVLMDEKLKRGNALTSQDKVGNYFISQKVIDKDFKNSVNTLDFSSLVNKGYLSDNSYFYTQFPIKDFEGNTIGLYLLGDHIKHVDTSFQESANLVYFMLIMMVVLTLVLVFVIYFLFKKIVTGGLNKFKKSFAEFLDFISFKTNTFVKPAVYTNDEVGQMLVMLNETADIFDKKLKDDMRVIGEIVLTTDKVEQGIYKCRIHASSDNPMIVTLKNTINKMLDENERNMSEMVRTVSHFANDDYTDTVTISPKLKDKMLEVMQSINKLGEALGSNAKANLNNGQTLQNNSATMTASMNNLAAKANEQAASLEQTAAALEEITSITRNNAENATKMAELGKTVRSSVSTGEDLASKTASSMDEINDKVSSINEAITVIDQIAFQTNILSLNAAVEAATAGEAGKGFAVVAGEVRNLANRSAQAAREIKDLVEDANLKANDGKKISDEMINGYKEL
- a CDS encoding response regulator transcription factor, with product MQDKIEKLRALKLLFVEDEDDLIEIISDTLDKLDTNYLTAKNGEEALKIIEENPDLSMVITDINMPVMNGLEMIEELKKRDINLPIIVMSAHTEIEYINKAKDLGVNDYLLKPFDFIKFINLIVSLDRSN
- the panD gene encoding aspartate 1-decarboxylase; this encodes MTFDMLYSKIHRATVTDANLNYVGSITIDEDLMKASKLRVGQKVEIVNVNNGERFATYVIKGKAGSKDMCLNGAAARKVEIGDKIIVISYASYSEEELENYKPTVVIVDDENNINTITNELVGSDHV
- a CDS encoding ferredoxin: MMPQMPQPTFYIFKCEQSSPPGMPKPSCVDEQTQDLFNHLGQTLMKKGIMGPVQAIRTSCLGRCQIGPVMMVEPGHYMYCNLSKEKVDKIVDEHIIGGTPVAEYLIPEQFWGEPINLAQSE
- a CDS encoding peptidylprolyl isomerase, coding for MKKIFLFLFSLVLFLEANNQIATIKTSQGNIKVELRADLAPKAVENFVKHAKDGYYDGTIFHRVIKNFMIQGGDPTGTGRGGESIWGKPFKDEFSSKALFDKSGVLAMANAGPNTNGSQFFITTVPTYWLNGRHTIFGYVKEGMDVVRKIENVPTSGREEGNKPLSEQKIISIEIN
- a CDS encoding polyprenyl synthetase family protein, producing the protein MNKLLQTFENHLLENLPKSETFHPHFEEALANMLQAGGKRFRPMLLLSVVKSKKPLLVPNSLDVALGLEMLHTYSLIHDDLPAMDDADLRRGFETLHKKYGEVTAILVGDALNTESFNKIANAPLHNDVKIELIKTLSSDGGINGMIIGQAIDCFYENKKLELSQLEFLHTNKTAKLIAGSLKMGAIIAEYDLQTQEKLYNFGIDLGLLFQIQDDIIDETKSSEEAGKTTQNDEAKNSFVNLLGLTGAKEAADKLAKKCGNTLNTFDKDLEENLDKLLTKYLYRHNS
- a CDS encoding chemotaxis protein CheW: MERNTVNNNEEEIVNYANTSEYMTFELGKMKYAIELPKIREILTYPELITTLPNTKTWVKGLINLRGEVVPILDIRIKFKTGEVVYNDSTAVIAVITEDKRMIGLVVDKVDDVQRIDISSLAPVSDMGSAIPSKYLKGFVRLENNQMLVIMDVESVVAKEELK
- the ubiE gene encoding bifunctional demethylmenaquinone methyltransferase/2-methoxy-6-polyprenyl-1,4-benzoquinol methylase UbiE, with protein sequence MDKQEKIVSMFNDIAGRYDIANRILSMGIDKSWRNKACNKALSLYNKDKIEKIVDVACGTGDMIDFWKTIANKNGIELKNIVGVDPSVGMMDVARQKFPEVEFIEAGAAQMPLDSSSADIISISYGIRNVVQRQEAFDEFARVLKKDGLVVISEFTKQEKTNVLDHLTDFYMNKVLPTIGGIISKNKEAYRYLPDSIDEFLTTDNLCKELRQAGLEPIHVKSFSMKISTLIIARKL
- the groL gene encoding chaperonin GroEL (60 kDa chaperone family; promotes refolding of misfolded polypeptides especially under stressful conditions; forms two stacked rings of heptamers to form a barrel-shaped 14mer; ends can be capped by GroES; misfolded proteins enter the barrel where they are refolded when GroES binds) — encoded protein: MAKEITFSDNARNRLFTGVDKLADAVKVTMGPRGRNVLLQKSFGAPNITKDGVSVAREIELEDTLENMGAQLVKEVASKTADEAGDGTTTATVLAQSIFKEGLRNVTAGANPITLKRGMDKATEAILTNLKASSKEVANKTEIEQVATISANSDKAIGAMIAEAMDKVGKDGVITVEEAKGISDELDVVEGMQFDRGYLSPYFVTNSEKMITEMENPFILLYDKKISNLKEMLPILESVNQAGRPLLIIAEDVDGEALATLVVNRLRGSLNIAAVKAPGFGDRRKAMLEDIAVLTNGTVISEEMGMKLETADFSCLGSAARVVIDKDNTTIVDGTGEAEKVTGRVNQIRAEIENTTSDYDREKLQERLAKLSGGVAVIKVGAATETEMKEKKDRVDDALSATRAAVEEGIVIGGGAALIRAASKVKLELDGDEQIGADIVLRAIKAPMKQIATNAGFDAGVVVNEVEKANSDTYGFNAATGEYVDMFEAGIVDPAKVERVAMQNAVSVASLLLTTEATVTDIKEDKATPAMPDMGGMGGMPGMM
- the xseA gene encoding exodeoxyribonuclease VII large subunit — translated: MNSVISVSTLNTQIKSLLETTFINVSVEGEISNLTYHNSGHIYFSIKDEKSTISCVMFKGNAKYLKFRLEVGQMIVISGTITVYTPRGSYQLMCSKIEPSGQGALALAYEQLKAKLQAKGYFDQERKKRLPLFPKKIALVTSPTGAAIEDMKKVATNRWPLIELVLVPTLVQGESSKFDIVDSIKYAQTLDVDIIVVGRGGGSIEDLWAFNEEIVADAIFSCSKPIISAVGHETDFLISDFVADIRAATPSNAMEISLPDINENRIYLDNITMDFDNRLKNIIARKEVELKNMFSHFEQNSLNAKFNFINEQIKLLKERFTTLLKQNIQNKQSRIDLLKEQLFLSNPDKKYKTGYAQLSINNKIVNLEELDLNDKVTLQTPKTIALCTIEDIKKQ
- the groES gene encoding co-chaperone GroES; translated protein: MNFKPLGKRVLAQRTEVEEKTASGIILVDSAKEKPNTAKVVAIGSEVSELKEGDIIVFEQFRGTELSLEGEDYLVLDIENVIGVM
- a CDS encoding PAS domain-containing protein, giving the protein NPHSMVRHKDMPKKAFKSLWDTVQKGETWTGYVKNATKTGGYYWVFATVYPFESCDGTKGYLSCRRKPSREEISEAEVLYANWNKEEGR